AGGTTTCTGGTGCATTGACTAACTCATCAGCTTGATAAGCTTTGGCGCGGATAGCACTGTGGGGACAAACCATGACGCACTTACCACACTGAACGCAGACATCCGGCTCCCACACAGGTATCTCTTCGGCAACGTTACGTTTTTCCCACTTGGCAGTACCTACAGGGAATGTGCCATCAACAGGTAGTGTGCTAACAGGTAAATCATCACCTTCCCACACCATGATTTTGCCCAGAACTTCCCGGACAAATTCGGGAGCAGAGTCTAGCAATCTTGGGTTGTTGATTGTGGATTGTTGATTTTTGATTGTCTGTGGGACATCTACTTTATGCAAGTTGCCTAATGTGTTATCTACAGCTTGCAAGTTCATGCGGACAACTTCTACGCCCTTTTTACCATAAGTCTTCTCAATCGCTTGTTTGATTTTAGCGATCGCTTCTTCTTGCGGCAAGACTCCGGCTAAGGCAAAGAAACAGACCTGCATAATAGTGTTAATTCTTCCACCCATGCCACTTTCACGGGCAACCTGGCTAGCATTGATTACGTATAACTTCAAATGCTTATCGATAATTTGCTGCTGTACCTTCAACGGCAAATTCTCCCAGACGTTATCTGCATTGTATGGACTGTTAAGCAGCAAGGTCGCCCCAGGAATAGCAGCCTTCAAAATATCTATGCGTTCTAGAAATCCCCAATGATGACAACCAATAAAGTTGGCTTGGTCAATCAAGTAGGTGGAGCGAATTGGCTCTTTACCAAAGCGCAGATGAGAAACGGTCATTGAGCCAGATTTCTTGGAATCGTAGACAAAGTAGCCTTGGGCGTAATTATCGGTTTCTTCACCAATAATCTTGATAGAGTTTTTGTTAGCCCCAACAGTCCCATCTGAACCCAACCCATAGAACATTGCCCTGACAACGTTATCCGATTCTGTAGAAAAGTTAGGGTCAAAGCTCAAGGAAGTATGACTAACGTCGTCATTAATCCCAATAGTAAAGTGGTTCTTCGGTTTAACTTCGGCAAGGTTATCAAAAATGCCCTTCACCATCGCCGGCGTAAATTCTTTTGAAGAAAGACCGTAACGACCACCAATAATTTTAGGGTATGAGAAAGTATTTTCTCCTCCTGCCTCCCCTGCTCCCCCTGGTCCCCCTGCCCCCCCTCCTCTCTTATCTCCCCACGCCTCATGGATAGTAGCCACAACATCCAAATACAAAGGTTCTCCGGCGCTACCTGCTTCTTTGGTGCGGTCGAGAACTGCGATCGCTTTTACGCTATTTGGTAATACTGCAACAAACCTTTGGACATCAAAGGGGCGGTAAAGTCGCACTTTCACTACACCCAGTTTTTCCCCACGGGCGTTAAGGTAATCTACCGTTTCATGGACGGTTTCACAACCTGAACCCATAAGAACAATAACGCGATCGGCATCGTTAGCGCCGTAATATTCATAGATTTGGTAATGCCTCCCCGTGCGTTCTCCAAATTGATCCATGATTCGCTGGATAATTTCTGGACAGGCGTTGTAGTAAGGGTTAGCGCCTTCCCGTCCTTGGAAGTAGACATCGGGGTTTTGGGCTGTACCTCGTAAGACTGGACGATCTGGGGTGAGGGCACGGCTGCGGTGGGCGAGTATGAGATGATCGTGGATGAGCGATCGCAAATCATTATCTGCAAGCAGTTTAACTTTCTGCACTTCATGAGAAGTACGGAAGCCGTCAAAGAAGTGCATAAACGAGACTCGCGTCTCTAAAGTCGCAGCATGGGCGATGAGAGCAAAATCTTGACTTTCCTGCACCGAAGCGGAACACAGCAGGGCAAAACCAGTAGCACGAGCTGCCATCACATCACTATGGTCGCCAAAAATTGATAAAGCGTGGGTAGCCAAGGAACGCGCGGCAACATGAACCACAGCACTAGTCAATTCACCAGCAATTTTGTAGAAGTTGGGGATCATCAACAATAATCCCTGAGATGCCGTAAAGGTGGTACTCAGGGAACCTGTTTGCAATGCCCCATGCACAGCACCAGCTGCTCCCCCTTCGCTTTGCATCTGCACGACACTGGGAATAGTACCCCAGAGGTTGGGACGACCTTCTGCTGACCAAGCATCTGCCCATTCACCCATTGCTGAAGAGGGGGTAATGGGATAAATGGCAATTACTTCATTTAGTTTGTAAGCAACACGGGCGACAGCTTCATTTCCATCAATGGTTGCAAATGTTTTGTTCATAATATGATTTTTGTCCCCGTCTCTCAACTGCATTATCAGAACACGTAAATAGAAGAATTAAAAATAGCCAGAGTCAGCTAGGCATTGCCAAGCAAGCAGTTTCTTATGCGCTTTTCAGTGAACTTTAAATAAATACTGCATATATGAATATCTCATCTGAAATAGCGCATCTATTAATATGTCTTAATCATGTACTCAATAACCCAAGTATTGATTAGATAAGGCTTTGAGATAATTAATTCTTTTTTGTGGGGTATAGGTTCGGGAATCTTTTTGTTCGCTAAACTCAAGCTGAACTGCGATCGCTCCATGTACCAATTGCTGCAAATCCTGACCTATTCACAAACACAACAGAATGGGTTAGTGTGCCCTAAACGCATTGATACACTTTGGCAGGTATACTATACAGAGAAATTTCCAGATGAGAAAATCAAGAAAAATATGACACAAAAAATTATTTACGGAACAGTTAGTGATGATGGAATAAAACAGGTCGGTGAAGGATTTGAAAACCTTTAACCCTTACCCTTTACCCTTTCCCCCAAACCCGATTCCGAGTTAATAATGCTTAACCGAGAAGTATTGTTTCGACACCAACCTACAAAAT
The Nostoc punctiforme PCC 73102 genome window above contains:
- the nifJ gene encoding pyruvate:ferredoxin (flavodoxin) oxidoreductase, whose product is MNKTFATIDGNEAVARVAYKLNEVIAIYPITPSSAMGEWADAWSAEGRPNLWGTIPSVVQMQSEGGAAGAVHGALQTGSLSTTFTASQGLLLMIPNFYKIAGELTSAVVHVAARSLATHALSIFGDHSDVMAARATGFALLCSASVQESQDFALIAHAATLETRVSFMHFFDGFRTSHEVQKVKLLADNDLRSLIHDHLILAHRSRALTPDRPVLRGTAQNPDVYFQGREGANPYYNACPEIIQRIMDQFGERTGRHYQIYEYYGANDADRVIVLMGSGCETVHETVDYLNARGEKLGVVKVRLYRPFDVQRFVAVLPNSVKAIAVLDRTKEAGSAGEPLYLDVVATIHEAWGDKRGGGAGGPGGAGEAGGENTFSYPKIIGGRYGLSSKEFTPAMVKGIFDNLAEVKPKNHFTIGINDDVSHTSLSFDPNFSTESDNVVRAMFYGLGSDGTVGANKNSIKIIGEETDNYAQGYFVYDSKKSGSMTVSHLRFGKEPIRSTYLIDQANFIGCHHWGFLERIDILKAAIPGATLLLNSPYNADNVWENLPLKVQQQIIDKHLKLYVINASQVARESGMGGRINTIMQVCFFALAGVLPQEEAIAKIKQAIEKTYGKKGVEVVRMNLQAVDNTLGNLHKVDVPQTIKNQQSTINNPRLLDSAPEFVREVLGKIMVWEGDDLPVSTLPVDGTFPVGTAKWEKRNVAEEIPVWEPDVCVQCGKCVMVCPHSAIRAKAYQADELVNAPETFKSTGAKDKDFANQKFTIQVAPEDCTGCTICVNICPAKDKSEPLRKAINMAQQLPLQEQERKNWDFFLSLPNPDRRSLKLNQIRQQQLQEPLFEFSGACAGCGETPYLKLLTQLFGDRAVIANATGCSSIYGGNLPTTPWTTNAQGRGPAWSNNLFEDNAEFGFGFRLSLDKQAEFAAELLQQLGSEIDENLVYSILKAEQKSEADIWEQRERIELLQQKLDEIVTFDPNRSTERLALSGAEVSRSLKSKIQNLKSLANYLVRKSVWIVGGDGWAYDIDFGGIDHVIASGRNVNILVMDTEVYSNTGGQSSKATPRAAVAKYAASGKPAPKKDLGMIAMTYGNVYVASVALGARDEHTLKAFLEAEAYDGPSIIIAYSHCIAHGINMTTGMNHQKTLVESGRWLLYRHNPELLNQGKNPLQLDMRSPTQSVEHSMYQENRFKMLTKSKPDVAKHLLQQAQAEVNARWQMYQYLAKRDIPTA